In a single window of the Kryptolebias marmoratus isolate JLee-2015 unplaced genomic scaffold, ASM164957v2 Scaffold101, whole genome shotgun sequence genome:
- the LOC119616837 gene encoding uncharacterized protein LOC119616837 yields MTSFQVLLCAAAATLLAASVESSSGGSYSNYNFELSGQALTDLYNRPVHLAERVERPLGGSSGAARPFSHTGVRVTLGDGSQWLIHKGDGFGLSSQTVVTDARHMSSAWKTIRTKDFGGTRTVSDFVSAGGPNYNLVLDNCHLGSRRMMNQ; encoded by the exons ATGACTTCCTTCCAGGTCCTCCTGTGTGCAGCAGCTGCGACTCTGCTGGCTGCGTCTGTGGAGTCCTCCTCAGGAG GAAGCTACAGCAACTATAACTTCGAGCTGTCGGGCCAGGCTCTCACAGACCTCTACAACAGGCCGGTGCACCTGGCTGAGCGGGTGGAGAGGCCTTTGGGAGGAAGTTCAGGCGCTGCTCGCCCCTTCAGCCACACCGGAGTCCG GGTGACGCTTGGGGACGGCTCTCAGTGGCTCATCCATAAAGGAGACGGCTTCGGACTGTCCTCTCAGACGGTGGTGACTGACGCTCGGCACATGAGCTCAGCCTGGAAG ACCATCAGAACCAAAGACTTCGGAGGAACCAGAACCGTGTCGGACTTCGTGTCCGCCGGAGGCCCCAACTACAACCTGGTGCTGGACAACTGCCACCTGGGCTCCCGCAGGATGATGAACCAGTGA
- the LOC108229059 gene encoding gamma-aminobutyric acid type B receptor subunit 2: MLLAEMFQEETAEEHDAGGRSLIHEAQICSQSRRTAAGPEDQNRPEDVRRRLSVQLPILHMSYLPIIGGVSTSSSSLFSSQEVFVYNHDNFLFA; the protein is encoded by the exons ATGCTGCTGGCTGAGATGTTTCAGGAGGAAACTGCAGAGGAACACG acgCTGGAGGCAGATCTCTGATCCATGAAGCTCAGATCTGTTCTCAGAGCAGGAGAACCGCTGCAGGTCCAGAAGACCAGAACCGCCCTGAAGA TGTTCGGCGCCGTCTGTCCGTCCAGCTGCCCATCCTCCATATGTCCTACCTGCCCATCATCGGCGGCGTCAGCACCAGCAGCTCCAGTCTGTTCAGCAGCCAGGAAGTGTTTGTCTACAATCATGACAACTTCCTGTTCGCTTGA